The following proteins are co-located in the Candidatus Omnitrophota bacterium genome:
- a CDS encoding adenine phosphoribosyltransferase, whose protein sequence is MNDLKSYIRDIPNFPKQGIIFKDITTLLKNGKSFRETVDRFAGELKDKKIDIILGIEARGFIFGAALAYKLGVGIAPIRKKGKLPHKTHSVTYDLEYGKDTIEIHQDAFEKGARVLIIDDLLATGGTCRAVIDLVEKMGGKIEAIAFLIELTALKGREKLKGYPIVSLIKDEYC, encoded by the coding sequence ATGAACGACCTGAAATCATATATCAGAGATATACCAAATTTTCCGAAACAGGGGATAATATTCAAAGACATCACCACTCTTCTAAAGAACGGCAAGTCGTTCAGGGAAACCGTTGATCGTTTCGCGGGCGAGCTCAAAGATAAGAAGATAGATATCATTCTTGGCATCGAAGCGCGCGGTTTTATTTTCGGCGCGGCTTTAGCGTATAAGCTGGGAGTTGGAATTGCCCCGATTCGCAAGAAAGGAAAACTCCCCCACAAAACTCATTCCGTTACTTACGATCTCGAATACGGCAAGGATACTATTGAAATACATCAGGATGCGTTCGAAAAAGGCGCAAGAGTCCTGATAATAGATGACCTATTGGCGACAGGCGGCACATGTCGCGCCGTGATAGACCTCGTAGAGAAGATGGGCGGTAAAATTGAGGCCATAGCGTTCCTGATAGAGCTCACAGCTCTTAAAGGCCGCGAGAAGTTAAAAGGATATCCCATCGTCTCCTTAATAAAAGACGAATACTGCTAA
- a CDS encoding sigma-70 family RNA polymerase sigma factor yields the protein MDAIRLYLKDIKKLALLSPEEEISLAIKIKKGDKKARGKMIQANLRLVISIAKKYSHLGVSMMDLIEEGNLGLIKAVEKFNPKKGYRFSTYGAWWIRQYVSRAIANQGKTVRMPVYVIELLMRYKKVTETLTTSLNRKPKLNEIAKRMKLPMKRVKQLSKMVTGTTSLNTPVGEEGSTEFMDLIEDENMPTAADGLSTFFTKERIKVLLARMSKREQKILSLRFGLKDGIGHTLRDTAKHFGITRERVRQIESVAMRKMREHMIEQENEAIAKQR from the coding sequence ATGGATGCCATAAGGCTCTATCTTAAAGATATAAAGAAGCTCGCATTGCTCTCTCCTGAAGAAGAGATATCTCTTGCCATAAAAATCAAGAAGGGTGATAAGAAAGCGCGCGGTAAGATGATCCAGGCTAATCTGCGGCTTGTCATCAGCATTGCTAAGAAGTATTCTCATCTCGGTGTTTCGATGATGGACCTGATAGAAGAGGGCAACCTGGGCCTCATTAAGGCAGTGGAGAAGTTCAATCCCAAAAAGGGGTACAGGTTTTCCACTTACGGAGCTTGGTGGATACGTCAGTATGTTTCAAGGGCCATAGCGAATCAGGGAAAGACCGTAAGGATGCCGGTCTATGTCATCGAGCTATTGATGCGCTATAAGAAGGTGACGGAAACTCTCACCACCTCTCTAAACAGGAAACCGAAGCTGAATGAGATTGCCAAGCGCATGAAGCTTCCGATGAAGAGAGTGAAACAGCTCAGCAAGATGGTGACCGGGACCACAAGCCTCAATACCCCCGTAGGCGAAGAAGGCTCGACGGAATTCATGGACCTGATAGAAGACGAGAATATGCCGACAGCCGCTGACGGGCTCTCCACCTTTTTCACCAAGGAGCGCATAAAAGTGCTTCTCGCCAGGATGTCGAAGAGGGAGCAGAAGATACTGAGCCTCAGGTTTGGATTGAAGGACGGGATCGGGCATACGCTTAGAGACACTGCAAAACATTTCGGAATAACCAGAGAAAGAGTGCGTCAGATAGAATCGGTGGCAATGCGTAAAATGCGCGAGCATATGATCGAACAGGAAAACGAGGCGATCGCGAAACAGAGATAG